From the Leucobacter tenebrionis genome, one window contains:
- a CDS encoding extracellular solute-binding protein yields the protein MNKKLLIPAALAAAVGLALSGCASDGGTGGGGEEAGGLQIDVPDVPMMEELGDTENEVNILAWSGFVEPAWADQFTAETGCTVNRKIFATSDEAVQLMRTGEYDLVSASGDASLRLIVDGNVQPLNTELIPTFGDDIVEGMKGQLYDTLNGNVYGIPIGRGANILEYNSEIVTEEPTSWDVVWEEDSPYAGKIAAYDSPIYIADAAIYLMETQPDLGIENPYALDEEQLAAAVDLLKQQNKMVSEYWSPATNVTSFTGGNSVIGTSWEVLRKATQDEKFKSVLPQEGSTGWSDAWMLAADAKHPNCAYAWMDYTSSPEVNGQIAMNFGMAPANAAFCETSDEAKEHCDYYNATDEEYYKKVWFWTTPIDQCLDGRTDVQCTNYQDWTSAWATVKG from the coding sequence ATGAACAAGAAACTGCTCATCCCCGCGGCCCTCGCAGCCGCGGTCGGCCTCGCGCTCTCGGGCTGCGCCAGCGACGGCGGCACGGGAGGCGGAGGCGAAGAGGCCGGCGGCCTGCAGATCGACGTTCCCGACGTCCCCATGATGGAGGAGCTCGGCGACACCGAGAACGAGGTGAACATCCTCGCCTGGTCCGGCTTCGTCGAGCCGGCATGGGCGGATCAGTTCACGGCCGAGACCGGCTGCACGGTCAACCGCAAGATCTTCGCGACCAGCGACGAGGCCGTGCAGCTCATGCGCACCGGGGAGTACGACCTCGTCTCCGCATCGGGCGATGCGAGCCTTCGCCTCATCGTCGATGGCAACGTGCAGCCCCTCAACACCGAGCTGATCCCGACCTTCGGCGACGACATCGTCGAAGGCATGAAGGGCCAGCTCTACGACACGCTCAACGGCAACGTCTACGGCATCCCGATCGGGCGCGGCGCGAACATCCTCGAGTACAACAGCGAGATCGTGACCGAGGAGCCCACGAGCTGGGATGTGGTGTGGGAGGAGGACAGCCCCTACGCCGGCAAGATCGCCGCCTACGACAGCCCCATCTACATCGCCGACGCAGCCATCTACCTCATGGAGACGCAGCCGGATCTCGGGATCGAGAACCCCTACGCGCTCGACGAGGAGCAGCTCGCGGCCGCCGTCGACCTGCTCAAGCAGCAGAACAAGATGGTCTCGGAGTACTGGTCGCCCGCGACGAACGTCACCTCGTTCACCGGCGGCAACTCCGTCATCGGCACCTCGTGGGAGGTGCTGCGCAAGGCGACGCAGGACGAGAAGTTCAAGAGCGTGCTGCCCCAGGAGGGCTCGACCGGTTGGTCGGACGCCTGGATGCTCGCCGCCGACGCCAAGCACCCCAACTGCGCGTACGCCTGGATGGACTACACGAGCTCGCCCGAGGTGAACGGCCAGATCGCGATGAACTTCGGCATGGCCCCCGCGAACGCGGCGTTCTGCGAGACGAGCGACGAGGCCAAGGAGCACTGCGACTACTACAACGCCACCGACGAGGAGTACTACAAGAAGGTGTGGTTCTGGACCACCCCCATCGATCAGTGCCTCGACGGTCGCACCGATGTGCAGTGCACCAACTACCAGGACTGGACCAGCGCCTGGGCGACGGTGAAGGGCTGA
- a CDS encoding ABC transporter permease: MTSQNVLERRPKPLSTALYRHPRGRLASLLTLPMTWLVGVYILSLALLLITAFWTTDPFTSRVKPGFTLENFQQIVSVAAFRDTALRTLGIALAVTAICAVFSVPLAVFMAKIAGPKLRAVLAVLVTLPLWAGYLVKIIAMRLVWTDNGFFNWSLSPLGVEGPGLGQLTVILTLVYLWFPYMAIPVYAAVSQIPANLFDASSDLGASGFRTIRTVVAPLLLPSLIAGSIFTFSLSLGDYIAAMYVGGSTQMIGSIIAQNINLNPPLAAAFSVVPIVLVVIYLAAVRRTGALNNL; this comes from the coding sequence ATGACCTCCCAGAATGTTCTCGAGCGCCGCCCGAAGCCGCTCTCGACCGCGCTCTACCGGCACCCGAGAGGCCGCCTGGCCTCCCTGCTGACCCTGCCGATGACCTGGCTCGTCGGCGTCTACATCCTCTCGCTCGCGCTGCTGCTGATCACGGCGTTCTGGACGACGGATCCCTTCACCTCCCGGGTCAAGCCGGGCTTCACGCTCGAGAACTTCCAGCAGATCGTGAGCGTCGCCGCTTTCCGCGACACCGCGCTGCGCACACTCGGTATCGCCCTCGCCGTGACCGCGATCTGCGCGGTGTTCTCGGTGCCGCTCGCCGTGTTCATGGCGAAGATCGCGGGGCCGAAGCTGCGCGCCGTGCTCGCCGTGCTCGTGACGCTGCCCCTCTGGGCCGGCTACCTCGTGAAGATCATCGCGATGCGTCTCGTCTGGACCGACAACGGCTTCTTCAACTGGTCGCTCTCGCCGCTCGGCGTCGAGGGGCCGGGCCTCGGCCAGCTGACCGTGATCCTCACCCTCGTCTATCTGTGGTTCCCGTACATGGCGATCCCGGTTTACGCAGCCGTATCGCAGATCCCCGCCAACCTCTTCGACGCCTCGTCGGACCTCGGTGCCAGCGGCTTCCGCACGATCCGCACCGTCGTAGCCCCGCTGCTGCTGCCCTCCCTCATCGCGGGCTCGATCTTCACCTTCTCACTGAGCCTCGGCGACTACATCGCGGCCATGTACGTCGGCGGGTCCACGCAGATGATCGGCAGCATCATCGCGCAGAACATCAACCTCAACCCGCCGCTGGCCGCAGCCTTCTCGGTCGTGCCGATCGTGCTGGTGGTCATCTACCTCGCCGCCGTGCGCCGCACGGGCGCGCTCAACAACCTGTAG
- a CDS encoding ABC transporter permease, translating into MLRLNRATKIALAVITLIIMGFMYIPLFVIVMNSFNSGRVAGWPIPGFSLEWWGKALGNPAVHAALLNSVIVAGVATAFALVLGTLAAFALQRFKFFGQNTVNLLIVLPITLPGIVTGVALSNTFHQVLKPMGINVGYWGMIIAHATFCVVMVFNNVIARLRRMNPNLEEASMDLGAGIGQTFRLVTFPQFRSAFIAGGLLAFALSFDEIVVTIFTAPPGVETLPLWIMNQMARPNEVNQVNVVATVMILLSLIPVYFSQKAAAAGDVK; encoded by the coding sequence ATGCTTCGCCTGAACCGGGCCACCAAGATCGCGCTGGCCGTCATCACGCTCATCATCATGGGCTTCATGTACATCCCGCTGTTCGTGATCGTCATGAACTCGTTCAACTCGGGCAGGGTCGCCGGCTGGCCCATCCCCGGTTTCTCGCTCGAGTGGTGGGGGAAGGCGCTCGGCAACCCGGCCGTGCACGCCGCGCTGCTCAACTCGGTGATCGTCGCCGGCGTCGCCACGGCATTCGCGCTCGTGCTCGGCACCCTCGCCGCCTTCGCACTGCAGCGCTTCAAGTTCTTCGGCCAGAACACCGTCAACCTGCTCATCGTGCTGCCGATCACCCTGCCCGGCATCGTCACCGGTGTGGCACTGTCGAACACCTTCCACCAGGTGCTCAAGCCGATGGGGATCAACGTCGGCTACTGGGGAATGATCATCGCGCACGCCACATTCTGCGTGGTGATGGTCTTCAACAACGTCATCGCGCGGCTGCGCCGCATGAACCCCAATCTCGAAGAAGCCTCGATGGATCTCGGAGCCGGGATCGGCCAGACGTTCCGGCTCGTCACCTTCCCGCAGTTCCGCAGCGCATTCATCGCCGGCGGCCTGCTCGCCTTCGCGCTCTCGTTCGATGAGATCGTGGTGACCATCTTCACAGCGCCGCCCGGAGTCGAGACCCTGCCGCTGTGGATCATGAACCAGATGGCGCGACCGAACGAGGTGAACCAGGTCAACGTGGTCGCCACCGTGATGATCCTGCTGTCGCTCATCCCCGTCTACTTCTCGCAGAAGGCCGCCGCGGCGGGCGACGTGAAGTAG
- a CDS encoding FAD-dependent oxidoreductase, which yields MPTPAPTRREQEAHPGHVIVAWDTGDRARELLALPEQERFDAALAGVRKIVGDEGIDYVNASNYHWREDEFAYGAYATGPRNEEVLYRPINDTVFWCGAIKSSVGAAHSSGLAAAEQILKSL from the coding sequence ATACCGACCCCGGCCCCGACCAGAAGAGAACAGGAGGCGCACCCCGGCCACGTGATCGTCGCCTGGGACACCGGGGACCGTGCGCGCGAGCTGCTGGCACTGCCCGAGCAGGAGCGGTTCGATGCAGCGCTCGCCGGCGTGCGCAAGATCGTGGGCGACGAGGGCATCGACTACGTGAACGCCTCCAACTACCACTGGCGCGAGGATGAGTTCGCGTACGGCGCCTACGCGACCGGTCCGCGCAACGAGGAGGTTCTGTACCGGCCGATCAACGATACGGTCTTCTGGTGCGGAGCGATCAAGAGCAGTGTCGGCGCCGCGCACTCGAGCGGCCTCGCAGCCGCCGAGCAGATCCTGAAGTCCCTCTGA
- a CDS encoding amino acid ABC transporter ATP-binding protein, with protein sequence MTNNEPRYTRPVATVDNPIEVRDLHKSFGKNDVLTGIDLSIANGEVVAVIGPSGSGKSTLLRCLNRLEEVTSGEVLIVGENIATATGKDLDTVRQRVGMVFQHFNLFPHMTALENVMLAPTELRKQSKAEARARARELLERVGLGDKADARPASLSGGQKQRVAIARALAMSPEIMLFDEATSALDPEMVGEVLQVIRDLAASGMTMVLVTHEMGFAREVADRVVFMADGKVVESGAPADIFDHPREERTQDFLSKVL encoded by the coding sequence ATGACGAACAACGAACCCAGGTACACGCGTCCGGTCGCCACGGTCGACAACCCGATCGAGGTGCGGGATCTCCACAAGTCTTTCGGCAAGAACGACGTGCTGACCGGCATCGATCTCTCCATCGCGAACGGCGAGGTCGTCGCCGTGATCGGCCCCTCGGGGTCGGGCAAGTCGACGCTGCTGCGCTGCCTCAATCGCCTCGAGGAGGTCACGAGCGGCGAGGTGCTGATCGTCGGCGAGAACATCGCGACGGCGACGGGGAAGGATCTCGACACCGTGCGCCAGCGGGTCGGCATGGTGTTCCAGCACTTCAACCTGTTCCCGCACATGACGGCGCTCGAGAACGTGATGCTGGCGCCGACGGAGCTGCGGAAGCAGAGCAAGGCCGAGGCCCGCGCCCGCGCGCGCGAACTGCTCGAGCGCGTCGGCCTCGGCGATAAGGCCGACGCCCGCCCGGCCTCGCTCTCGGGCGGTCAGAAGCAGCGCGTCGCGATCGCTCGCGCGCTCGCCATGAGCCCGGAGATCATGCTCTTCGACGAGGCGACGAGCGCTCTCGATCCTGAGATGGTGGGCGAGGTACTGCAGGTGATCCGGGATCTCGCCGCCTCCGGTATGACGATGGTGCTCGTGACCCATGAGATGGGCTTCGCCCGCGAGGTCGCCGATCGCGTCGTGTTCATGGCCGACGGCAAGGTCGTCGAGAGCGGCGCGCCGGCCGATATCTTCGACCACCCTCGCGAGGAGCGCACGCAGGACTTCCTCTCGAAGGTCCTGTGA